A region from the Brachyspira hampsonii genome encodes:
- the flgK gene encoding flagellar hook-associated protein FlgK has product MSTSSFFGIELGKRSLQNFKTALEVTGHNINNVATKGYSRQRVVMRTFDKPLEAPSLNRAERAGQLGQGAEITTVERIRDQFIDSKIMMELGTDGYWKTKSDYLKQLEAIYNEPGNANLRSDLDAFWDSWQEMAANPAERGTRMVLVERADRINNSINQMFNQMNGMRNNLNNLVENKVKRINDIANSIKDLNVEIVKQQALGQSPNDLLDRRDLLVDELSSLANVDIKSVDPDETMIYIGGRALIQGNIVSELSAEKNINNEGMYDIYWKKDHVQVQFEGGELKALLELRDVDTVDAINDIDTFAMNLADSVNEIHRSGFGLNQETGIDFFTVTKTTPSVIGNFDINNDGQEDSTIMFKVSGINSVDSTASIGSSGTLVFGNKSREGADVAIDYTAQMKVGELIDKINSSEANVSAYLDNNNRLVLKARGFDDYMRPSYFIKHIEDSGDFLVGITGVLNQSGANGAYNWQTIDQVNQLAGDFRNFTVTPDRHPASAIAINDIIRNDVNYIAASKGIDTTGNGFNDKWNGIGDGSNALAIANLKNKEIMIDSKSTFNDFYTGSLAKISSRTETANAETEKQTVVMEYLEKLRQSVSGVNLDEEVAQMAMYQHGYNASARVVSIMDQLLDVVINRMGV; this is encoded by the coding sequence ATGTCAACAAGCTCATTTTTTGGTATAGAATTAGGTAAAAGATCTCTGCAAAACTTCAAAACAGCATTGGAAGTTACAGGACATAATATAAATAATGTTGCAACTAAAGGCTACAGCAGACAAAGAGTGGTAATGCGTACATTTGATAAGCCTTTGGAAGCTCCTAGCCTTAATAGAGCAGAACGTGCTGGTCAATTAGGACAGGGTGCTGAAATAACTACAGTAGAGAGAATAAGAGATCAGTTTATAGACTCTAAAATAATGATGGAGCTTGGTACAGACGGTTATTGGAAAACTAAGTCTGATTATTTAAAGCAGCTTGAGGCTATATATAATGAGCCGGGAAATGCTAATTTAAGAAGCGATTTAGATGCTTTTTGGGATTCTTGGCAGGAAATGGCTGCTAATCCTGCAGAAAGAGGAACAAGAATGGTGCTTGTAGAGAGAGCAGACAGAATAAATAATTCTATTAATCAAATGTTTAATCAAATGAACGGTATGCGTAATAATTTGAATAACTTAGTTGAAAATAAGGTTAAGAGAATTAATGATATAGCTAATTCTATAAAAGATTTAAATGTTGAAATAGTAAAACAGCAGGCATTGGGACAAAGCCCTAATGATTTATTAGACAGAAGGGATTTACTTGTTGATGAGCTTTCTTCTCTTGCTAATGTTGATATAAAATCTGTTGATCCTGATGAAACTATGATTTATATAGGCGGAAGAGCTTTGATTCAAGGTAATATTGTAAGCGAATTAAGTGCCGAAAAAAATATCAATAATGAAGGAATGTATGATATTTATTGGAAAAAAGATCATGTTCAGGTACAGTTTGAAGGCGGAGAATTAAAGGCTTTATTAGAACTTAGAGATGTTGATACAGTTGATGCTATTAATGATATAGATACTTTTGCTATGAATTTGGCTGATAGCGTAAATGAAATACATAGAAGCGGTTTCGGTCTTAATCAGGAAACAGGTATTGACTTCTTTACAGTTACAAAAACTACTCCTTCTGTAATAGGTAATTTTGATATTAATAATGACGGACAGGAAGATTCTACTATAATGTTCAAAGTAAGCGGTATTAATTCAGTGGATTCTACTGCCAGCATAGGAAGCAGCGGAACTTTAGTATTCGGTAATAAATCAAGAGAAGGTGCCGATGTTGCTATAGATTATACTGCTCAGATGAAAGTCGGAGAATTGATAGATAAAATCAACTCAAGCGAGGCTAATGTTTCAGCTTATTTAGATAATAATAACAGACTTGTGCTTAAAGCCAGAGGCTTTGATGATTATATGAGACCTTCGTATTTTATTAAGCATATAGAAGATTCAGGCGATTTCTTAGTTGGAATAACAGGAGTATTAAATCAGTCCGGAGCTAACGGAGCTTATAATTGGCAGACAATAGATCAAGTTAACCAATTAGCAGGCGATTTTAGGAACTTTACAGTTACTCCTGACAGACACCCTGCTTCAGCTATTGCTATTAATGACATTATAAGAAATGATGTTAATTACATAGCCGCTTCTAAAGGTATAGATACTACAGGCAACGGTTTTAATGACAAATGGAATGGAATAGGCGACGGATCCAATGCTTTGGCTATAGCTAATTTGAAAAATAAAGAGATAATGATAGACAGCAAATCTACATTCAATGATTTTTATACAGGAAGTCTTGCTAAAATATCTTCAAGAACAGAAACAGCTAATGCTGAAACTGAAAAACAAACTGTTGTTATGGAATATCTTGAAAAATTGAGACAGTCTGTATCCGGAGTTAATTTAGATGAAGAAGTTGCTCAAATGGCTATGTATCA
- a CDS encoding Rpn family recombination-promoting nuclease/putative transposase, whose protein sequence is MRNINRMNDYFVRYLLASEGNEDILENIVNSVLKDLGFEEVHNLHIINPHNLPENINLKESVLDVKAITKSNKKIIIEIQLSGNIDFLKRIYYYISRNIVSEVEEKEPYDIISEIISINFVNFNMDFNDKGKPHRCFKLIDTENHNVVLDMVQMHILEVPRFKNILYASNIEDIRRNKILSWIEFFTAKDLDKVKERLKEVNVIMDKVISKYERFISSEDEMEVYNARDAFLYGQTVMLKKEREEGIKEGIEKGIEKGIEKGIEKGIEKGIEKGKKSEKIAIAKEMKNKNMNIELIRELTGLSIEDIEEL, encoded by the coding sequence ATGAGAAACATAAATAGAATGAATGATTATTTTGTAAGATATTTGCTGGCATCTGAAGGAAATGAGGATATACTTGAAAATATAGTAAATTCTGTACTAAAAGATTTAGGATTTGAAGAAGTTCATAATCTGCATATTATTAATCCTCATAATCTTCCTGAAAATATTAATTTAAAAGAATCCGTACTAGATGTTAAAGCCATTACAAAAAGTAATAAAAAAATAATTATAGAAATACAATTATCAGGCAATATAGATTTTTTAAAGAGAATATATTATTATATATCTAGGAATATAGTAAGTGAAGTAGAGGAAAAAGAACCGTATGATATAATTAGTGAAATTATAAGTATTAATTTTGTTAATTTCAATATGGATTTTAATGATAAAGGAAAACCTCATAGATGTTTTAAATTAATAGATACAGAAAATCATAATGTTGTTTTAGATATGGTGCAGATGCATATATTGGAAGTGCCAAGATTTAAAAATATTTTATATGCCTCTAATATTGAAGATATAAGGAGAAATAAAATATTATCTTGGATAGAGTTTTTTACAGCAAAAGATTTAGATAAAGTAAAAGAAAGATTAAAGGAGGTAAATGTTATAATGGATAAAGTAATTAGCAAATATGAACGTTTTATATCTAGTGAAGATGAAATGGAAGTTTATAATGCAAGAGATGCTTTTTTATACGGTCAGACTGTTATGCTTAAGAAGGAGCGGGAAGAAGGAATAAAAGAAGGAATAGAGAAAGGAATAGAGAAAGGAATAGAGAAAGGAATAGAGAAAGGAATAGAGAAAGGAATAGAGAAAGGTAAAAAATCTGAAAAGATTGCTATAGCTAAAGAAATGAAAAACAAAAATATGAATATAGAGCTTATAAGAGAACTTACAGGATTAAGTATAGAAGATATAGAAGAACTATAA
- a CDS encoding methyl-accepting chemotaxis protein — translation MKKIHSLSFKVPVIIISIIFITIVSLASISIWSSSRAIRKAALEGFTSTASGYSYMIDMVLHEQLLAIATYSQSGTLASGILNIDDIAVRNEAEKRLKDFASVNTYAINIGLADINGIVLLDSANPKLVGVSIAEIHKDLFAKMKANNYKYTFDNSTSISSTTGGQALLLCGGVKNTQGNFVGLVYINLDLKKVNDEFIKSLNINGRITVANNDGNILLSSDDNNIGGSLPDVYSVIKTKSEGIIESYYSEGQEGKRSAAYKNIDMMPWTVIFAKANSEIYKEIKYTIIRTVIIGPIFIILCAILIFMYIKSITKPLDELVLISREISNGDLTSTHRNINRKDELGVLANSFFDMRDRLSSIIIKVRTSSDEIRMNAKELSSGSADLSKRTESQAASLEETASSMEQMASTIKSSADQSVEGNKMMIDSREAIENAGEIILDTTKNIEEVYDASTKIKDITKIIEDIAFQTNILALNAAVEAARAGDMGKGFAVVASEVRNLAQTTQSSVKDITHLVDNAYDKINKATESARASQDIFNELQEKIENTAKIMRDISSTAVEQHEGVEQVNRAVTDMDTVTQQNAALVEEASASANALLNQAEELVNAMSFFKV, via the coding sequence ATGAAAAAAATACATAGTTTATCTTTTAAAGTTCCTGTTATAATAATTTCTATTATATTTATAACAATAGTTTCATTGGCATCGATTTCTATTTGGTCTTCTTCAAGGGCTATTAGAAAAGCTGCTTTAGAAGGTTTTACTTCTACAGCTTCAGGCTATTCTTATATGATAGATATGGTTCTTCATGAACAGCTGCTTGCAATAGCAACTTATTCTCAGTCCGGCACATTAGCAAGCGGTATTTTAAATATAGATGATATAGCTGTAAGAAATGAGGCAGAAAAGAGATTAAAAGATTTTGCCTCAGTTAATACTTATGCTATAAATATAGGTTTGGCAGATATTAATGGTATTGTTTTGCTTGACAGTGCTAATCCTAAACTTGTAGGAGTATCTATAGCAGAGATTCATAAAGATTTATTTGCTAAAATGAAAGCTAATAATTATAAGTATACATTTGATAATTCTACAAGTATTTCATCTACAACAGGAGGTCAGGCATTGCTTCTTTGCGGAGGAGTAAAGAATACTCAGGGAAATTTTGTAGGATTAGTTTATATTAATTTGGACTTGAAAAAAGTCAATGATGAGTTTATAAAGAGTTTAAATATTAATGGAAGAATAACCGTAGCTAATAATGATGGAAATATATTATTATCATCAGATGACAATAATATAGGAGGCAGTCTTCCGGATGTTTACAGTGTCATAAAAACAAAAAGCGAAGGTATTATTGAATCTTATTATAGTGAAGGTCAGGAAGGAAAACGTTCAGCAGCTTATAAAAATATTGATATGATGCCTTGGACTGTTATATTTGCTAAGGCTAATAGCGAAATATATAAAGAAATAAAATATACAATTATTCGTACAGTAATAATAGGACCTATTTTTATAATATTATGTGCTATATTAATATTTATGTATATTAAGAGCATTACTAAACCTTTAGATGAATTAGTACTTATATCCAGAGAAATTTCTAATGGGGACTTAACTTCTACTCATAGAAATATAAACCGCAAAGATGAATTGGGAGTATTGGCGAATTCTTTCTTTGATATGAGAGACAGACTTTCAAGTATTATTATAAAAGTAAGAACTTCATCTGATGAAATAAGAATGAATGCAAAAGAGCTTTCTTCCGGAAGTGCGGATTTATCAAAAAGAACAGAGTCTCAGGCGGCAAGTTTGGAGGAAACAGCTTCTTCAATGGAGCAAATGGCTTCTACAATAAAATCATCTGCAGATCAGTCTGTAGAGGGTAATAAAATGATGATAGATTCAAGAGAGGCTATTGAAAATGCAGGCGAAATAATACTTGATACTACTAAAAATATAGAAGAGGTTTATGATGCCAGCACTAAGATTAAAGATATTACAAAAATAATAGAAGATATTGCTTTTCAAACTAATATACTTGCTCTCAATGCTGCAGTAGAGGCTGCAAGGGCAGGCGATATGGGTAAAGGTTTTGCGGTTGTAGCAAGTGAGGTGAGGAATTTGGCACAAACTACACAATCATCAGTAAAAGATATTACTCACTTAGTTGATAATGCCTATGATAAAATCAATAAGGCCACAGAATCTGCAAGAGCTTCACAGGATATATTCAATGAGCTTCAGGAAAAGATAGAAAATACTGCAAAAATAATGCGTGATATAAGCTCAACAGCAGTAGAACAGCATGAAGGTGTAGAACAGGTTAATAGAGCAGTTACAGATATGGATACAGTAACTCAGCAGAATGCCGCTTTGGTAGAGGAGGCCTCTGCTTCGGCTAATGCCTTATTAAATCAGGCTGAAGAATTAGTTAATGCTATGAGTTTCTTTAAAGTATAA
- the hisC gene encoding histidinol-phosphate transaminase, with translation MNNFLSNKAKSIEPYTPGEQPKDKNYIKLNTNESPYPPSPHVKKAVIESRFDDLRLYPDPNVIDLKKEIAELYNVNTNNIFIGNGSDEILAFSFMAFFNKGDKIYYPNITYSFYSVYSALFDLNEVKIPLKDDFSIDINNYKNLDSGIFIANPNAPTGLLLNPSQIEEIIMNNKNNIVIIDEAYIDFAETESAYKLINKYDNLLVIQTFSKSRSLAGMRLGFAIGNENLIQGLKNIKYSFNSYTINRLSIIAGIEAVKDNEYFKDTVNKIINTRERTKIKLKELGFNVLDSKSNFIFISHKNIFAEDIYLKLKDKGILVRYFKTDIIDNYIRVTIGSDKEMDIFLEKIKDIIRN, from the coding sequence ATGAATAATTTTCTAAGTAATAAAGCTAAATCTATAGAACCATATACTCCGGGTGAACAGCCTAAAGATAAAAATTATATAAAATTAAATACAAATGAATCTCCCTATCCTCCTTCTCCTCATGTAAAAAAAGCTGTAATTGAAAGCAGATTCGATGATTTAAGACTTTATCCGGATCCTAATGTAATAGATTTGAAAAAAGAAATCGCTGAATTATATAATGTAAATACAAATAATATATTCATAGGAAACGGCTCTGATGAAATATTGGCTTTTTCTTTTATGGCTTTCTTTAATAAGGGAGATAAAATTTATTATCCGAATATTACATACAGCTTTTATTCGGTATATTCAGCTCTTTTTGATTTAAATGAAGTGAAAATACCTCTTAAAGATGATTTCAGTATAGACATTAATAATTATAAAAATTTAGATTCAGGAATATTTATAGCAAATCCTAATGCCCCTACAGGATTACTTCTTAATCCGTCTCAGATAGAAGAAATTATAATGAACAATAAAAATAATATAGTGATAATAGACGAAGCGTATATTGATTTTGCTGAAACAGAAAGTGCATATAAACTTATAAATAAATATGATAATCTTTTAGTAATACAAACTTTTTCAAAATCAAGATCATTAGCAGGAATGCGTTTAGGTTTTGCTATAGGCAATGAAAATTTAATTCAAGGACTTAAAAATATTAAATATTCTTTTAATTCATACACTATTAATAGACTTTCTATAATTGCAGGAATTGAAGCGGTAAAAGATAATGAGTATTTTAAAGATACTGTTAATAAAATTATAAATACAAGAGAAAGAACAAAAATTAAATTAAAAGAATTAGGATTTAATGTTCTTGATTCTAAATCTAATTTTATATTTATATCGCATAAAAATATATTCGCTGAGGATATTTACCTAAAATTAAAAGATAAAGGAATATTAGTAAGATATTTCAAAACTGATATTATAGATAATTATATAAGAGTAACAATAGGATCAGATAAGGAAATGGATATATTTTTAGAAAAAATAAAAGATATAATAAGAAATTAA
- a CDS encoding restriction endonuclease, which produces MSDKTLYIIIAVIFIIILISTIIMIKNIFSKKKNNPQKNIKKMMKELQKNIEENENDLDSLYQLAMLEEKYGDFNDVLDKYEKLIKERYFADNDINEVEIYKKLEPAYSQLGDKEKSFKYSLLIEKAEPNNIYYAIKLGTMLGKEGKYKLACEYFNKVIVSKENIDIEEAKTAALSFFMIKDYKKSIVFLEELYKKILNNKEIDVSEIYNLEILMISMYISADELNRAIAFIEQILSNKNINEDHKLYINKMYMYTLYKLSDNERFREMYNNIISLYNLEEADYKYASLIFDFAFYSYFLKDINASIRFFTKLNSFHKLEYSVYYLDQILQYLNEVNKAFIQLTKLRNSMKLNDEKYVNERYDKYIDSELIKIWEKVLGLWEGNFCNFDYINSLVEIENSIDVDKILNEYNMEKQLNDDNRQKRITNIDSIYSLSLSNFKKLCQNIIQNKLSYSILQEYSDNIINYEYGDDVNYLAYPTNKNRKEVTLISIKRWKNTEVGELIIRDFLLMVNESGAKNGILILPVKLSNSAISYAKHNEKITVYTRSQFNSFLKNNFAK; this is translated from the coding sequence ATGAGCGATAAAACATTATATATCATAATTGCAGTAATATTCATTATTATATTAATATCTACAATTATAATGATTAAAAATATTTTTTCTAAAAAGAAAAATAATCCGCAGAAAAACATAAAAAAGATGATGAAGGAGCTTCAGAAAAACATAGAAGAAAATGAAAATGATTTGGACTCTCTTTATCAATTAGCTATGCTTGAAGAAAAATACGGCGACTTTAATGATGTATTAGATAAATATGAAAAACTTATAAAAGAGAGATATTTTGCAGATAATGATATTAATGAAGTTGAGATATACAAAAAATTAGAACCGGCATATTCTCAATTAGGAGATAAAGAAAAAAGTTTTAAATATTCTCTTTTAATTGAAAAAGCTGAGCCTAATAATATTTATTATGCAATCAAATTAGGTACTATGCTTGGAAAAGAAGGTAAATATAAACTTGCCTGCGAATACTTTAATAAAGTTATAGTATCAAAAGAAAATATAGATATAGAAGAAGCAAAGACGGCTGCTTTATCTTTTTTTATGATTAAAGATTATAAAAAGTCTATAGTATTTTTGGAGGAATTATATAAAAAGATATTAAATAATAAAGAAATAGATGTATCAGAAATTTACAATCTTGAAATATTGATGATATCTATGTATATATCGGCAGATGAACTTAACAGAGCAATTGCATTCATAGAACAAATATTATCTAATAAGAATATAAACGAAGATCATAAATTATATATTAATAAAATGTACATGTACACATTATATAAATTATCTGATAATGAAAGATTTAGAGAAATGTATAATAATATAATTAGTTTATATAATTTAGAAGAGGCAGACTATAAATATGCTAGTCTTATATTCGATTTTGCTTTCTATTCATATTTCTTGAAAGATATAAATGCTTCTATAAGATTCTTTACAAAATTGAATTCTTTTCATAAATTGGAATACAGCGTTTACTATTTAGATCAAATACTGCAGTATCTTAATGAAGTTAATAAAGCTTTTATTCAATTAACCAAATTAAGAAACTCCATGAAATTGAATGATGAAAAATATGTAAATGAAAGATATGATAAATATATCGATAGCGAATTAATAAAAATATGGGAAAAAGTGTTGGGATTGTGGGAAGGAAATTTCTGTAATTTTGACTATATTAATTCATTAGTAGAAATTGAAAACTCTATTGATGTTGATAAGATATTAAATGAATATAATATGGAAAAGCAATTAAATGATGATAATAGACAAAAACGAATTACAAATATAGATTCTATATATTCATTAAGTTTGAGTAATTTCAAAAAACTTTGCCAGAATATCATTCAAAATAAATTATCATATTCCATATTACAGGAATATTCAGATAATATAATAAATTATGAATATGGAGATGATGTTAATTATTTGGCATATCCTACTAATAAAAACAGAAAAGAAGTAACATTAATTTCTATAAAAAGATGGAAAAATACGGAGGTAGGAGAACTTATAATCCGAGATTTTTTACTTATGGTTAATGAATCTGGGGCAAAAAACGGAATACTAATTCTTCCTGTAAAATTGTCCAATAGTGCAATAAGCTATGCAAAACATAATGAAAAAATTACTGTTTATACAAGAAGCCAATTTAATTCATTTTTAAAAAATAATTTTGCAAAATAA
- a CDS encoding cell division protein ZapA, whose product MDNITIVEVNIYGRMLSIKSQEGNAEYLKEVAEFVNESMNDIAEHYGPNYPRDTIAILACLNIADLLKREIANNKAGKDTLLALKESIASRSNELIRLIDETKDINKEKQ is encoded by the coding sequence ATGGATAATATTACTATTGTAGAGGTTAATATATACGGAAGAATGCTAAGCATAAAATCTCAAGAGGGCAATGCTGAATATTTAAAAGAAGTTGCAGAATTTGTTAATGAGAGTATGAATGATATAGCAGAGCATTATGGTCCTAATTATCCAAGGGATACTATAGCCATACTAGCATGTCTTAATATAGCGGATCTTTTAAAAAGAGAAATAGCAAATAATAAAGCAGGAAAAGATACATTATTAGCATTAAAAGAAAGCATCGCTTCCAGATCCAATGAGCTTATAAGACTTATAGATGAAACTAAAGATATTAACAAGGAAAAACAATAA
- the trmB gene encoding tRNA (guanosine(46)-N7)-methyltransferase TrmB has product MRNLNLDESILKKYLLDDFNSENSSAISNELQNRLSGYEIVELEIGCGNGKFIVELAMNNKDKYFIGIEYSYKAAKKAVSKAYKRNIKNLTIIFGEANNVIDKYLNGKYYFDKIYLNFPDPWPKKKHAHRRIFTKDFLGKMNILLKDDGIFYSVTDDDNYALEIMNPIYKESSIFKNSLETDYVNKLEGYGITLYEEKMRAIGHNIYFFAHSKNI; this is encoded by the coding sequence TTGAGAAATTTAAATCTTGATGAATCAATATTAAAAAAATATTTATTAGATGATTTTAATTCAGAAAATAGTTCTGCAATATCAAATGAACTGCAAAACAGATTATCAGGTTATGAAATAGTAGAGTTAGAAATAGGATGCGGCAATGGTAAATTTATAGTAGAACTTGCTATGAATAATAAAGATAAATACTTTATAGGAATTGAATATTCGTATAAAGCTGCTAAAAAAGCAGTATCAAAAGCATATAAAAGAAACATAAAAAATCTAACTATTATATTCGGAGAGGCTAATAATGTAATAGATAAATATCTAAACGGCAAATATTATTTTGATAAAATATATTTAAACTTTCCTGATCCTTGGCCGAAGAAAAAACATGCTCATAGAAGAATATTTACTAAAGATTTTTTGGGTAAGATGAATATTTTGCTTAAAGATGATGGTATATTCTATTCAGTTACAGATGATGATAATTATGCATTAGAAATAATGAATCCTATTTATAAAGAGTCATCAATATTTAAAAATTCTTTAGAAACAGATTATGTCAATAAATTAGAAGGCTACGGCATTACACTTTATGAGGAGAAAATGAGGGCAATTGGGCATAATATATACTTCTTTGCTCACTCTAAAAATATATAA
- a CDS encoding ABC transporter substrate-binding protein produces the protein MITNNLKIILLLLILFLVSCGNEENSKKTTIISIIKEKNSRTYDSIEKGLLDQISSDKIDVNINFYELDNDDLSIIKTANNVRDDNSNIAIIIGENATLLSMNIIVPQSIIFAGSFDNLSLSSITKNKIQNNNITGVYVYLDITKYIKIISENDVKSIAYLYTKNSAMSANISTYITKYCSNENIVYYPLEIEKDFNLYNIENIIKLKDIDYMILANEEYINNNIYSIAHLCDKYSIPLINTDISEAVNTTVLFSLDFNYYYLGRQLALLLNDVINNNGKTEGLNFVKLSDSYRILINEDIAKEYNIKFTKEILDKSSIVIRDGKVIRK, from the coding sequence ATGATAACTAATAACTTAAAAATTATATTATTGCTATTAATTCTTTTTTTAGTTTCATGCGGCAATGAAGAAAACTCAAAAAAAACTACTATTATAAGCATAATAAAAGAAAAAAATTCCAGAACATACGATTCTATAGAAAAAGGACTTTTAGATCAAATATCCTCAGATAAAATTGATGTTAATATTAATTTTTACGAATTAGATAATGATGATCTTTCAATAATAAAAACTGCTAATAATGTAAGAGATGATAACTCTAATATAGCAATAATTATAGGTGAAAATGCCACTTTACTATCTATGAATATAATAGTTCCTCAATCTATAATATTTGCCGGCTCTTTTGATAATTTATCCTTAAGCAGCATAACTAAAAATAAAATTCAAAATAATAATATTACAGGTGTTTATGTATACTTAGATATAACTAAATATATAAAAATAATTTCTGAAAATGATGTTAAAAGTATTGCCTATTTATACACTAAAAATTCTGCAATGTCAGCTAATATATCTACATATATTACAAAATACTGCAGCAATGAAAATATAGTATATTATCCTTTGGAAATAGAAAAAGATTTTAATTTGTATAATATAGAAAATATTATCAAATTAAAAGATATAGACTATATGATTTTAGCAAATGAAGAATACATAAATAATAATATATATTCTATAGCACATTTATGCGATAAATATTCTATTCCCTTGATAAATACTGATATTTCGGAAGCTGTAAATACAACGGTATTATTCTCATTAGATTTTAATTATTATTACTTAGGCCGACAATTGGCATTGCTTCTTAATGATGTAATAAATAACAATGGCAAAACAGAAGGATTAAATTTTGTAAAATTATCTGATTCCTACAGAATTCTCATCAATGAAGATATAGCCAAGGAATATAATATAAAATTTACAAAAGAAATACTGGATAAAAGTTCAATAGTAATAAGAGATGGAAAAGTTATAAGAAAATAG
- the rpmF gene encoding 50S ribosomal protein L32, translated as MAVPKHRKSKSKKRSRQAANDKRFLGSLSICPQCGAEKMPHRICPECGFYKDRVIKAPKTQNAG; from the coding sequence ATGGCGGTACCAAAGCATAGAAAATCGAAATCAAAAAAAAGATCAAGACAAGCAGCTAATGATAAAAGATTCTTAGGCTCATTATCAATCTGTCCGCAATGTGGTGCAGAAAAAATGCCTCATAGAATCTGTCCGGAATGCGGTTTTTATAAAGACAGAGTAATCAAAGCTCCAAAAACTCAAAACGCCGGATAA
- the plsX gene encoding phosphate acyltransferase PlsX: MNLAIDVASGEKPLEELVLGAVSALQENKDINLILVGNEKNISKAISKTKYDHNRIDIRHTDEIIDMNESPANGIKHKKNASVLLAARLVREKEADGFFSPGNTGATLAAALTEIGRLKGVMRPPLISTLPKLNGEFCMLDMGANVDCTTDYIVQFAVMGRVFAKRYLKIDNPRVGLLNIGEEDSKGNTNAKKSFERLQKMKKINFIGNIEPNDMLKSDSVDVVVADGFDGNIVLKTIEGTASFIVNLLKEEVKKNPVSVMGGLMMKPVFNSLKSKMSSDSYGSAILLGLNGGAFVGHGKTSGLGMKNAVLNMYRFLDAKINEKIAKELYDSGAKRRIF, encoded by the coding sequence ATGAATTTAGCCATAGATGTAGCCAGCGGAGAAAAACCTCTTGAAGAACTAGTATTAGGTGCTGTTAGTGCCCTACAAGAAAATAAAGATATTAATTTAATTTTAGTAGGCAACGAAAAAAACATATCTAAAGCCATATCTAAAACTAAATATGATCATAATCGTATAGATATAAGACATACAGACGAAATAATAGATATGAATGAAAGTCCTGCTAACGGCATAAAACATAAAAAGAATGCCTCCGTTTTATTGGCTGCTCGTTTGGTTAGAGAGAAAGAAGCAGATGGTTTCTTCTCGCCCGGAAATACAGGTGCTACTTTAGCGGCAGCTCTTACTGAAATAGGACGCTTAAAAGGCGTTATGCGTCCGCCCCTTATATCTACACTTCCCAAATTAAACGGCGAGTTCTGCATGCTGGATATGGGGGCAAATGTGGACTGCACTACAGATTATATAGTTCAATTTGCAGTTATGGGCAGAGTATTTGCTAAAAGATACTTAAAGATAGATAATCCTAGAGTCGGACTTTTAAATATAGGAGAAGAAGATTCTAAAGGAAATACTAATGCCAAAAAATCATTCGAGCGTCTTCAAAAAATGAAAAAAATTAATTTCATCGGCAATATAGAGCCTAATGATATGTTAAAATCTGATAGTGTTGATGTTGTTGTAGCTGACGGCTTCGATGGAAATATAGTATTAAAAACTATAGAAGGAACAGCTTCTTTTATTGTTAATTTATTAAAAGAAGAAGTTAAGAAAAATCCTGTTAGTGTTATGGGCGGACTTATGATGAAACCTGTATTTAATAGTTTGAAATCAAAAATGAGTTCCGATTCTTATGGTTCTGCTATATTATTAGGCTTAAATGGCGGAGCTTTTGTAGGACATGGCAAAACTAGCGGTTTAGGTATGAAAAATGCTGTACTAAATATGTATAGATTTTTAGATGCCAAAATAAATGAAAAAATAGCTAAAGAACTTTATGACTCGGGAGCTAAAAGAAGAATTTTTTAA